GCATCCCTCAAAGCATAATATTAAACAACCAAAGTGAGAACAAGTTAGGGGTCTACCGTAGGCTTCAAAGAACAAGACTAATGGGACTATAGACTAAATGAATCGAATGTTCAAGTTCGGTAAGAATACTAGTCGGAATAGTTTACACTTagtagcatgatttttttttaaagagccaTCTTATaccataggaacaaatttcttcaagattaaaaaaattaaataattctcAATGTTTTGGACATAATTGAGTGATTTTCTAGGTTATTAAAGGTTAACAAGCTTATTAAGAACTATATAGTTttttgtatatttatttatttattaaaaatttaagaaactactgattattaaaataaaaatagtagTTATTGTTGCTCATGATTTTTTATTAGTTATCTTTCCAACCTCATTGCTATTTTTTGGcataaaattaactactaatatcTAATCTTTCAAATAACATGAGGAGCTTTATTGTCTACCTAGCTTATCAAcataataaatttttagaataaattataaaaatatccccTCAACTTTAGTTTAATTTCATGATGATCAGAGAGAAGAAACTTAAAGATACATTGCATAGTGATTTTCAATTTGACATCCTTTTGAATCCAACTAAGAAGGTAAGGACGTAGATGAGGCTTGGTCTACAATCCTAGTTTCTGAATCAGATTTTTAGAGATCAAAATCTTTTGGCTTTCGAGATCTAGAATAGCCTCAATGATATGCTGCTTAATCTAGATCTTTAGGTGAAAAAGTTCCTTATGTGCCTCTAGATCTGCTTCAATTATTGTCTCGGATTTTTCTCTATTAGGTTCATTTGGAGTCTGTTTACTTGAGTTTGAATAGCTCCACAACCTTCATAGTATTGAAGACCgccttctcttccttcttttccttctCAAAATCATCATCCTTTAGCTTCCTCCTCCTCTTGGGATGCAACTTGAGGTGAAGCTTCCAATGCTGGTCATTGATATGTTCGCAAAGGTTATAGTGATCACAATAATTTATTTGAGTCATGTTGATGTGCTTCTTGCCCTTCTTATCTTCTTTAGGGCAATTTTTCTCCTCAATCACTATGGGTTTCACATTGGCTTCATTGATGTCTTCAACTTTGAAGAGCTTCAACTTTTTTTGGATGCTCTCATGGAGACCTTCAATATACTTCATGAAAACTACAATATTGTCAATGAAAATCTCAAGGGAGATTGCTTGCTTGTGAAACTCTATGGTGTAATCTTGGATATATTGTTTATATTTTTGCTGTAGATATTGCCACTTGATCCACCGATCTTCCTCATGGCCAATTGAATAAAATGTTCTCTTGATTAGGCTCTTAAATTTGATCCACATCAGATTAGAAATATAGTTGTTTCTCATATATAAATTTCATCACGTGAGAGCATGGTTAGAAAGCTTGAGACAAGTAAAAGATACTTTTTGGATACTAGAGTATCCATAGATAGTAAAGTAGGTCTCTAATTGTTCCAGCCAGTTATCTAGCTTTTCTGCATCAATGGTCTTGTCTTATATGGGGATATCGATTTAAGGTTCAACTTTAAATGGCTAAAAAAAGACTTTTTTTATACCTCTAAGTTGCTGGTCCTCTTTgttggatggaggatcttcttctcCAAACATTTGAGATAGTTTTACAACTAGAGTTGTTGACACTTGTACTTGTGCTGAAGGTATCGCCAATCTAGAGATGATCTCAATGAATTGGATAATCTTCTCCTTTAATCATGTGAGATGCCTCTTTATCTTATCATCCATCGAGGAAGAACTAGCAGTCATACTCGCCTTTATCTTTAGTCGCATGTCTGAACTATGAACTAAGGCCCCTATAGATGTAGAGGACCAACGCTCTAATACCAACTTGATTCGATTAAGGAGAAGAAAGATTTTCTTCAATCCGCTTAACTCCAATCtcctaaagaaaagaaagaagaagaaaattttttttgaaagtagAGATCaagtctcttttttttctcttttattttttcattgatttaaAAATGAGGTATATTCCCTCATTTATAATAGCGAGGTTTATCCTTATACAAATTAGGTTAGATTCCTCTTCTAGTTCTAAAGAGATTCTTTTACCTAACATAAATGTGTCTATTAGAAATAATCTGAAAAAAGCTAAAACTCTTCAGGAAGTAGATTTTAGCTTCTATATTAACTCTGCCTTTTATTATTCTATTATATTCTTTTCAGATTAGATGCTACACTTGTCAAAGTcttgtccaaaaaaaaatttcagattgaCCAGCCTATTTCGGGGCCTagacaaaataatttcatcctaacTGTTACAGGTCTGACCCTCTTAACGGAGTGACGTCATGTTGTAGATATCTAAAAACTGCTCAATTCGAAAaaaagatcatcaaaatcaaatatcGTAGGACCAAATTTTGATCTTTAGAAGTTTTGCTTGCGAATTAGCTTTTCAATATGATAGATCTCTCTTGGATCCTAACTAACCCTCTCCGTGGTGGCCAAAGTGGTCCACATCGAGTTTGAGGGATCTTTTTGGATCATTTTACTTACATCCCTTCAActttaaaatatatcaaattgatccttcaaaattttaaaatatttcaaaataatcaTATTATTCACTTACCAACAAACGAATTAGCTTTTTATTTCAATGGATACAAATTCCCCTTTATAGAAGAGATCTTCAGTGAGGAAGGGATGGAGGCGAAGAGAAAACCACTGTGGAAGGGGAGGGTGGGGCTGCTAAGATCAGCATAGAAGGAGAAGGTGGTGTTGAAGGCCTCATAGGTAggattggaggaggtggagaaggggtgaggaggaaggagagagagaaagaggggtcaTTGGCAAGGAAGAGATGAAGGTAAGTGGAGCCACTATGGAGGAGAAGGGCTCACAGACGGGCTTGGAAGAGGAGGACGATGAGGAGGAGAAATGGGTgagaaaggagaggaggaggaaagAGGGATTGCCGATAAGGAACAGTTGGAGGTGGAGGAAGCTGCCATGGAGGGGAAGGGCTCATGGACGGActtagaggaagagaaggagaagagagtggGGAGAAAGGGGAGAGGGAAAGAGCGATTGCCAACAAGAAATGgacagagatagagagagagagggcttaTAGGTGGGCTTGAAGGAGgaggaaaatgagaaaaaatggtaggaggaaggagaggaggggaaAGAAAGGTTGTCGGCGACAAAGAGGTAGAAGTGGAGGGACCCACCATAGagatgaagggctcatgggtgggcttggagaaaaaagaagaggagaagaagtagatgagaggaaggagaggagggggaaGGAAGAGTTGTTAGtgagaaggaaggagaggaagggaaggaggagggagaaggaaGGGAAAGAAGGACGACGAGGAGGAGAATGGggtgaggaggaaggagaggaggaaaaaaaaggagagagaaggaggGACGTAGGTGATTGAGGTGGAGAAGGGGAGTAATCAGAGAGGAAAGAGGGAGGAGATGGGAACAacgatatttttgtcattttatAAAATGAAGATATTATATGATGGTCACATGATACATTCTCTTAACATGGATGGACGATAAGACAATTTTGGAACTTAAGGGCTAGTTTGACATTTTTAAAAGTTGAGGGGGTGTCATTGAAATTAGACTAAAATTGAGGAGGTGTTTCTATAATAATATAGGTAGGATTCAATTCTAAATTGTTTGCATCCAATCTCATTGATCATATCAACTAAGCTTGTTGGCACTCACCATTTTTAAAACCTTAGGTATCTAAATCATTGGCAAACTTTAGGCATTTgtcatattatttatttttccaaaatttaaaactttaatgCTAGTCGAGTTGCTCCAAGTACCAAACTTGTGACAAGGTCTTGTGCTAGTTGCTTTAATAGCATAAAGTTAACAATAATGACCAATGTCTATCTGACTAAAGTAATGGAACCATCCTAAATTATATATGTGTTAGAATGCAGCTAAAATTTCTAGGACATCAAAAAACTGGTGGAGAAAGTAAATGCCCGATGTTACCGCGTGGGCCAGATTTTTATCTACTAAGTTCCATTTGCTTACGCGTCGCAAGAAACTGCAACATTACGCATTTTTACAGACCTAACCTGTGAAACTGGCGACAATGCATCTCAAACAGTTCGGTAGTTGTTAAACTTGGCTTTCGATCCATACGCTTTACAATTTTGCATTGCAACATTACAAATTTATTAGGAGCCCATATATAAAAAGGAGATGTGGCATTTCTTAAACACGGAAGGATATTTTTCAGTCCATTCTCTCATCCTGTTGATGACGCTGTTGACAACAAATAAGAATCTTGACGAGGTATTTGGCATCAAGTGTTCATCAATTCATCAACCACAATGACAGACTACCATGAACTTGTGAACGCAAGTAAATTGCGTTTTAAAATGGAAGCCTTAACTTTCATCAAAACACAAATGCTCTATAAACCATAGTAACACaagtacattaaaaaaaaaaaaatccggacCAAGATGGTGGTGAACTCTTGCTCGTCTTGGATCAAGCAGCATGCACATGTATACCAATCGCAATGACCAGGATGGTTAATAGACAAAAGAATAGAATGCTATGAACCAGAATTGAGATCCCACTGGTGCTCATATTCCCAAACTCCACCACCCTTGCCCTCGCCGGCAGCTGGAACAGGAGGCCTGGAGAAAGGAGGATGAAGAGGATCACCGCAACGATCACCGGTCCCCAATCAGTAGacatctctcctctctctttctctttcacaGCTTGAAGGGGAAGAAGATTATTTTTTCATTGGTGATGTGGGATATATAAGTGGTTGTGGCAAAGATTTAGAGAGGGAAGGAATGCCTGCCATGCTTAGGGGAGAAGAAAGCCGAGGGGAAAAAGGTAATGTGAGGGGTGGCTTTTGAGGCAATGGGAACACTTCACCTTTATACTTTGATGAGCGCTAAAGAATTGCTTTTACCCACGCATGAGAACATGGAAGAGATGCAGAAGATCTAGATAATCCTTCCCATGATCTCATAAGGCGCAGATACATCTGAGGTCATAGATTCCTTACTTGACCCCCTCTGGGTGATATTACACACCTTAAGCAACACCCATTGCCCCCACTGAAGGGAGGtctaaactttttaaaatcaattACTCTTTCTAAATGAATTGGATTACGATGCAATTTAATTTGAATGGTTTGTAAAACTGCTGCAAAAATCCAAATGCAGCAAGCCCTCGTATAGAGTCACGAGTCAAGTATAGAAAAATATGGATTTTGTATATCACCTCTTAGAGTCCGTTTGATTGGGATATAttagattataggataatttgataatatttgaagatgatttatttaaaaaaataattacaaaaaaaataatttttactatatttagTTGGTAAAAATATTATTCCGAAAAATGGTACTGAAAAAGATTATTACATTTGGTTGGAGGTGAATCTATACaggaatatgatcaaatttacaAATACatccttcaacataaaattttttttaatattaaataatattattatctccaattaatttttatataataactatAATCACATGGCCTTTTACATAATATcatctctattttaatttttttgtaaaaaaattttactgaatgaatttgaaaaaatattaaaataaattcaatgattacatatgaattttattaaaatatttttgctAAGTATGAATAACTACCATTCAAAcatttatcaaatatcaatcatccatgatatttattttatcttctctcttcaaaaaataaatacgagacccatcaatttttttatcatctcgctcttttttcataccaaatatgataatataatatgaaaTTCATTTTTTCATATCAAATTATCCCCGACTAAACAGTCCTTTAAAATTTTCTTACACCCTCATCCAAAAATGATCTACTTTATGATTAAGCCAATAAGTCT
The sequence above is a segment of the Elaeis guineensis isolate ETL-2024a chromosome 7, EG11, whole genome shotgun sequence genome. Coding sequences within it:
- the LOC109506094 gene encoding uncharacterized protein; this encodes MSTDWGPVIVAVILFILLSPGLLFQLPARARVVEFGNMSTSGISILVHSILFFCLLTILVIAIGIHVHAA